The Acidobacteriota bacterium genome has a segment encoding these proteins:
- a CDS encoding methionine adenosyltransferase has protein sequence MKDDKFTYFTSESVTEGHPDKVADQISDAVLDEILRQDAKGRVACETLVTTGLACIAGEVTTTAYADLPKVVRRTIQDIGYTSADYGFDYETCAVISTIDEQSPDIAQGVDPGGAGDQGMMFGYATRETPELMPLPIMLAHRLTRRLAEARREGVLPYLRPDGKAQATVRYVREGKNGTLKPVAVDTVVLAAQHHPDVKLDKLRSDLVEAVVKPAIPEGLLSDRTIYHINATGRFVTGGPMGDCGLTGRKIIVDTYGGFGHHGGGCFSGKDPTKVDRSASYMARYIAKNLVAAGVADVIEVQLAYVIGVADPVSIFVNDFGTGKISHEKIKKIIRGNFPLQPLKIIEHLDLRRPIYRKTAAYGHFGREEEAFTWERTDKADAIKKAAAL, from the coding sequence GTGAAAGACGATAAATTTACCTATTTTACTTCGGAATCCGTGACGGAGGGGCACCCTGACAAGGTGGCCGACCAGATCTCGGACGCCGTTCTGGATGAAATTTTACGCCAGGACGCTAAAGGACGCGTCGCCTGTGAGACGCTCGTGACGACGGGGCTTGCGTGCATCGCCGGCGAGGTTACGACGACGGCCTACGCCGACCTGCCGAAGGTTGTTCGCCGCACGATCCAGGACATCGGCTACACGAGCGCCGATTACGGTTTCGATTACGAAACATGCGCCGTCATTTCCACGATTGACGAGCAGTCGCCCGACATCGCCCAGGGCGTCGACCCGGGCGGCGCGGGCGACCAGGGCATGATGTTCGGCTACGCCACCCGCGAGACGCCCGAGCTGATGCCGCTTCCCATAATGCTCGCGCACCGCCTGACGCGCCGCCTCGCCGAGGCGCGGCGGGAAGGCGTGCTGCCCTACCTGCGTCCCGACGGAAAGGCGCAGGCTACCGTGCGCTACGTGCGGGAGGGAAAGAACGGCACCCTCAAGCCGGTCGCCGTGGATACGGTGGTTCTCGCCGCCCAGCACCACCCCGACGTGAAGCTCGATAAATTGCGAAGCGACCTCGTTGAAGCGGTCGTCAAGCCCGCCATTCCCGAGGGCCTTCTCAGTGACCGCACGATATATCACATCAACGCCACGGGACGCTTCGTCACCGGCGGCCCAATGGGCGACTGCGGCCTGACGGGCCGCAAAATCATCGTCGACACTTACGGCGGCTTCGGCCATCACGGCGGCGGCTGCTTCTCGGGCAAGGACCCGACGAAGGTGGACCGCTCGGCCTCCTACATGGCGCGCTACATCGCCAAGAACCTCGTGGCGGCGGGCGTGGCCGACGTCATCGAGGTGCAGCTTGCGTACGTCATCGGCGTGGCCGACCCGGTGTCCATCTTCGTCAACGACTTCGGCACGGGAAAAATCTCCCATGAGAAAATCAAGAAAATCATCCGCGGCAATTTCCCGCTCCAGCCGCTCAAGATTATCGAGCATCTCGATTTGCGCCGCCCCATCTACCGCAAGACGGCCGCCTACGGCCACTTCGGGCGCGAGGAAGAAGCGTTCACGTGGGAGCGCACGGACAAGGCGGACGCCATCAAGAAAGCCGCGGCGCTCTGA
- a CDS encoding GIY-YIG nuclease family protein encodes MNKFHYVYILLSEAEPVHHYVGLTQDLEGRLKAHNNGKVPHTAKFCPWRIETAIAFRSRKKAAEFEKYLKSRSGRAFAKKRL; translated from the coding sequence ATGAACAAATTTCATTATGTCTACATTCTCCTGAGCGAAGCAGAGCCAGTCCACCACTACGTGGGACTCACGCAGGATCTTGAAGGTCGCCTCAAGGCTCATAACAATGGGAAAGTTCCACACACAGCCAAGTTTTGCCCATGGCGTATCGAAACCGCTATTGCCTTCCGCTCCCGCAAGAAGGCTGCTGAATTTGAGAAATACCTCAAATCACGCTCCGGCCGTGCCTTTGCCAAGAAGCGGCTTTGA
- a CDS encoding dCTP deaminase, with the protein MGLKSDSWIKRMALEHKMIDPFEEKQVREGVISFGLSSYGYDIRIASEFKIFTNINTTVVDPKRFDLRSLAEHDNDVCVIPPNSFVLARTVEYFRIPKNVLTLCVGKSTYARCGIIVNVTPFEPGWEGYATLEISNTAPLPAKIYAGEGIAQVIFFEGDEACLTTYADKKGKYQAQKKITLPKL; encoded by the coding sequence ATGGGTCTCAAGTCAGATTCGTGGATCAAGCGCATGGCGCTCGAGCACAAGATGATAGATCCGTTCGAGGAGAAACAGGTGCGCGAGGGCGTCATCTCCTTCGGCCTCTCCTCCTACGGCTACGACATCCGCATCGCCTCGGAGTTCAAAATCTTTACGAACATCAACACCACGGTGGTCGACCCCAAGCGATTCGACCTCCGCTCGCTCGCCGAGCACGATAACGACGTATGTGTCATCCCCCCGAACTCCTTCGTGCTCGCCCGCACGGTCGAGTATTTCCGCATCCCCAAGAACGTGCTCACGTTGTGCGTCGGAAAGAGCACTTACGCCCGCTGCGGCATCATCGTGAACGTCACGCCCTTCGAGCCCGGCTGGGAGGGTTATGCCACGCTAGAGATCTCGAACACCGCGCCGCTTCCCGCCAAGATTTACGCTGGCGAGGGCATCGCGCAGGTGATCTTCTTCGAGGGGGACGAGGCGTGCCTGACGACCTACGCCGACAAGAAGGGAAAATACCAGGCGCAGAAGAAGATTACGCTGCCGAAGCTGTAG
- a CDS encoding DUF2784 domain-containing protein gives MEALNWKMEFAGNWGWSLAADTALALHALWVLTYVFGPFAGLKYRRWRFFQLSFMAATLIIWPAWGGCPLTTLENMMRRHAGEAAYPGGFIVFYLERIVYWDIPRGSIAMAAAAWILLWAAVYVWRQRAEA, from the coding sequence GTGGAAGCCCTAAACTGGAAGATGGAATTCGCGGGAAATTGGGGGTGGAGCCTGGCGGCCGACACCGCTCTCGCGCTTCATGCGCTGTGGGTCTTGACCTACGTTTTCGGGCCGTTCGCGGGCTTGAAGTATCGCCGGTGGCGTTTTTTCCAGCTTTCGTTCATGGCGGCGACGCTCATCATCTGGCCCGCATGGGGGGGGTGCCCGCTCACCACGCTTGAAAACATGATGCGCCGCCACGCGGGCGAGGCCGCCTATCCGGGCGGGTTCATTGTTTTCTATCTCGAAAGAATCGTCTATTGGGACATCCCGCGGGGCAGCATCGCTATGGCCGCTGCCGCGTGGATTCTCTTGTGGGCCGCAGTGTACGTATGGCGCCAGCGCGCCGAAGCGTAG